From one Sus scrofa isolate TJ Tabasco breed Duroc chromosome 9, Sscrofa11.1, whole genome shotgun sequence genomic stretch:
- the LOC100625873 gene encoding olfactory receptor 51F2-like, whose product MPSFNQSIFQPAVFFLTGIPGFETYHAWISIPFCCLYAIAISGNSMILFVITTEPSLHEPMYYFLSMLSFTDLGLCLSTLVTMVGIFWFNAREISLDACIGQMFFIHGFTLMESSVLLAMAFDRFIAICNPLRYAAILTNSRIIKAGFAILIRGTTALVPLLLLLKRLSFCRSRVLHHSYCFHPDVMKLSCTDTKINSAFGLAIVIATAALDLVLILLSYVLIIHSVLSIASPEEREKAFGTCVSHLSAVAIFYIPMISLSLVHRFGRHAPPLAHTLIANIYLLIPPVMNPIIYSVKTKQIRKAMLRIFLPKLI is encoded by the coding sequence ATGCCATCCTTCAACCAGAGCATTTTCCAGCCTGCCGTCTTCTTTCTAACTGGCATCCCTGGTTTTGAAACTTACCATGCCTGGATCTCCATCCCATTCTGTTGTCTCTATGCCATTGCCATCTCAGGGAATAGCATGATCTTGTTtgtcatcaccactgagccaagCCTTCATGAACCCATGTACTATTTCCTCTCCATGCTCTCTTTCACGGACCTAGGGCTGTGCCTTTCCACACTGGTCACAATGGTAGGTATTTTCTGGTTTAATGCTCGAGAAATCAGCTTGGATGCCTGCATCGGCCAAATGTTCTTTATTCATGGTTTCACGCTCATGGAGTCATCAGTACTCCTGGCAATGGCTTTTGACCGCTTCATTgccatctgtaacccactgagatacGCCGCAATCTTAACCAATTCGAGGATCATCAAAGCAGGCTTTGCAATCCTTATTAGGGGGACAACAGCTCTAGTGCCTTTGCTCCTGCTCCTTAAGCGTCTGTCCTTCTGCCGAAGTCGTGTTCTGCACCATTCGTACTGTTTCCACCCTGATGTGATGAAGCTTTCATGCACAGACACCAAGATCAACAGTGCATTTGGTCTTGCCATTGTCATCGCTACTGCTGCCCTGGACTTGGTCTTGATCCTCCTCTCCTATGTCCTCATCATCCACTCTGTGCTCAGCATTGCCTCCCCAGAGGAGCGGGAAAAGGCCTTTGGTACCTGCGTATCACACCTGAGTGCCGTTGCCATCTTCTACATCCCCATGATCAGCCTGTCACTAGTGCACAGATTTGGGAGGCATGCCCCTCCCCTTGCGCATACTCTCATTGCCAATATTTATCTGCTTATCCCTCCCGTCATGAATCCCATAATCTACAGCGTGAAGACAAAGCAAATTCGCAAGGCTATGCTCAGAATATTCCTTCCTAAGCTAATTTAG
- the LOC110255384 gene encoding LOW QUALITY PROTEIN: olfactory receptor 51F2-like (The sequence of the model RefSeq protein was modified relative to this genomic sequence to represent the inferred CDS: inserted 2 bases in 2 codons), whose translation MLLIGLIFKIRGFLVIVGFHLRILCFSSSMSHFQNTTSSSITFLLTGVPGLEASHTWISIAFCFLYVTALSGNSLILLVIVTQSSLHAPMYYFLSMLSTTDLGLSVSTLVTTMGIFWFNAREITFNACLSQMFFIKLFTVMESSVLLAMAFDRFVAISNPLRYATILTDSRIIQIGVAIVIRGTLTLTPMVALLTRLSFCHSLVLHHXYCFHPDVMKLSCTDTTVNNAAGLTALISTVGVDSVLIPFSYVLIIKXILSIASPEERKKAFGTCISHIGAVALFYIPLISLSFVHRFGKRAPAYVHTLIANTYLLIPPVMNPIIYSVKTKQIRRAVIKVLHPKDT comes from the exons atgttattgattggattaatttttaaaataaggggtTTTTTAGTTATCGTAGGATTTCATCTCAGAATTCTATGCTTTTCATCCAGCATGTCACACTTCCAGAATACCACATCCTCTTCCATCACTTTCCTGCTGACTGGTGTTCCTGGGCTGGAAGCCTCCCACACCTGGATCTCCATTGCCTTCTGCTTTCTCTATGTGACTGCTCTCTCAGGAAACAGCCTGATTCTCTTGGTCATTGTCACCCAGTCAAGCCTTCACGCACCCATGTACTACTTCCTCTCCATGCTGTCCACCACTGACCTTGGCTTGTCCGTTTCCACCCTGGTCACCACGATGGGCATATTCTGGTTCAATGCCAGGGAGATCACCTTTAATGCCTGCTTGTCACAGATGTTCTTTATTAAACTCTTCACTGTCATGGAATCGTCCGTGCTGTTGGCCATGGCCTTCGATCGATTTGTGGCCATCTCTAATCCTCTCAGGTATGCCACCATTTTAACCGACTCCAGAATCATTCAAATTGGAGTGGCCATTGTCATCAGGGGGACACTTACGCTGACACCAATGGTAGCACTTCTTACAAGACTGTCCTTCTGCCACAGCCTCGTGCTCCACC TCTACTGCTTCCACCCTGACGTGATGAAGCTCTCGTGCACAGACACCACAGTCAACAATGCAGCTGGGCTGACTGCCCTGATCTCTACCGTTGGTGTGGACTCAGTCCTCATACCCTTTTCTTATGTTTTGATCATTA ACATCCTCAGCATCGCATCCccggaagagaggaagaaagcctTCGGCACATGTATCTCCCACATTGGGGCTGTTGCTCTTTTCTATATTCCATTGATCAGCCTGTCCTTTGTTCACAGATTTGGGAAACGAGCCCCAGCCTATGTACATACTCTGATTGCTAACACCTACCTGCTGATCCCTCCTGTAATGAACCCCATCATCTACAGTGTGAAGACCAAGCAGATACGCAGAGCTGTGATAAAAGTTCTCCATCCCAAAGACACATAG
- the LOC100625684 gene encoding olfactory receptor 51E2: protein MSSCNFTHATFVLIGIPGLEEAHFWIGFPLLSMYAVAVFGNCVVVFIVRTERSLHAPMYLFLCMLAAIDLALSTSTMPKILALFWFDSREITFDACMTQMFFIHALSAIESTILLAMAVDRYIAICHPLRHAAVLNNTVTAQIGMVALARGSLFFIPLPLLIKRLAFCQSNVLSHSYCVHQDVMKLASADTLPNVVYGLTAILLVMGVDALFISLSYFLIIRAVLQLPSKSERAKAFGTCVSHIGVVLAFYVPLIGLSVVHRFGNSLHPIVHVLMGDVYLLLPPVINPIIYGARTKEIRTRVLAMFKTGYDKDFQAVGGR, encoded by the coding sequence ATGAGTTCCTGCAACTTTACACATGCCACCTTTGTGCTTATCGGTATCCCAGGACTAGAAGAAGCTCACTTCTGGATCGGCTTCCCTCTGCTCTCTATGTATGCCGTGGCAGTGTTTGGAAACTGCGTCGTGGTCTTCATCGTAAGGACGGAGCGCAGCCTGCACGCACCCATGTACCTCTTCCTCTGCATGCTGGCCGCCATTGACCTGGCCTTGTCCACATCCACCATGCCCAAGATCCTTGCCCTCTTCTGGTTTGATTCCCGGGAGATTACCTTTGATGCCTGCATGACCCAGATGTTCTTTATTCACGCTCTTTCAGCCATTGAGTCCACCATTCTGCTGGCCATGGCCGTTGACCGTTATATAGCCATATGCCATCCACTGCGCCATGCCGCAGTGCTCAACAACACAGTGACGGCCCAGATTGGCATGGTGGCCCTGGCCCGTGGATCCCTTTTCTTCATCCCACTGCCTCTGCTCATCAAACGGCTAGCCTTCTGCCAGTCCAACGTGCTCTCACATTCCTATTGTGTGCACCAGGATGTGATGAAGTTGGCCTCTGCAGACACATTGCCCAATGTCGTCTATGGTCTCACCGCCATTCTTTTGGTCATGGGTGTGGACGCCTTGTTCATCTCCTTGTCCTATTTTCTGATTATACGAGCCGTTCTACAACTGCCTTCCAAGTCAGAGCGGGCCAAGGCCTTTGGAACCTGTGTATCACACATCGGCGTGGTACTGGCCTTCTATGTGCCTCTCATTGGCCTCTCGGTGGTGCATCGCTTTGGAAACAGCCTTCACCCCATTGTGCATGTTCTCATGGGCGATGTCTATCTACTTCTGCCTCCTGTGATCAATCCCATCATTTACGGTGCCAGGACCAAAGAGATCAGAACTCGAGTGCTAGCTATGTTTAAGACTGGCTATGACAAGGACTTTCAGGCTGTGGGAGGCAGGTGA